One region of Haladaptatus cibarius D43 genomic DNA includes:
- a CDS encoding DUF7536 family protein has protein sequence MQEEIPDRPGVANLIEALNLRRNAIIGFALSALFTVLVYAYRVMFIGEVRGQAGTPLSFLALAVVLALTLGALVTAALTLISVRNLARDLD, from the coding sequence GTGCAAGAAGAGATTCCTGACCGCCCCGGAGTGGCGAACCTCATCGAGGCGTTGAACCTCCGCCGGAACGCCATCATCGGGTTCGCGCTGAGTGCGCTGTTCACGGTACTCGTGTACGCCTACCGCGTGATGTTCATCGGCGAAGTGCGGGGACAGGCCGGGACGCCGCTTTCGTTTCTCGCACTCGCTGTCGTGCTGGCGCTCACGCTCGGCGCACTTGTTACCGCGGCGTTGACCCTCATTTCAGTGCGCAATCTCGCACGCGACCTCGACTGA
- a CDS encoding DUF6884 domain-containing protein — protein MRTLAIVNGSEEQYGGWRPAREQYASPQFRSKAKYAETCDDWRIVSEKHGLFSPDARIGLDEATLASLTPSERNDWARAVRVEIKRLVVEEDNYDALVALLDSEYVRPLSPLWKELERNDIQVRIEQTPHEGAKETNESTC, from the coding sequence ATGAGGACGCTGGCAATCGTCAACGGCAGCGAGGAGCAGTACGGTGGATGGCGACCTGCGCGCGAGCAGTACGCTTCGCCACAGTTCAGGTCGAAAGCGAAATACGCGGAAACGTGTGACGATTGGCGAATCGTCTCCGAAAAGCATGGTCTGTTCTCTCCCGACGCTAGAATCGGACTGGACGAGGCCACGCTCGCTTCGTTGACACCGTCCGAGCGAAACGACTGGGCGCGAGCGGTGCGCGTTGAAATCAAGCGACTCGTCGTAGAGGAAGACAACTACGACGCACTGGTCGCGCTTCTCGATTCGGAGTACGTTCGCCCGCTGTCCCCGCTCTGGAAGGAGTTAGAGAGGAATGACATTCAGGTGCGTATCGAGCAGACGCCGCATGAGGGGGCGAAGGAGACGAACGAATCCACATGTTAG
- a CDS encoding potassium channel family protein, with protein sequence MEPASGEVEYEPRSVKEVLAEMKDTAELLIDLSFSAVFHGSDDIASEVLALEGKMDVLELQARMSLLMAARSPEDAEELAPVFGVVGAAEKISDAAGDIAKVVLEDIGLPQTMRAALPEAIETLVRVSIADSSSLAGQTLGRLNLETETGVRVIAIHRGGDWILNPDKDTDLRVDDRLLLRGPDEGIGSVYEQATGEEYVPPEPPEDDDTDLERAVDSIVLMKNMSELAVDLAYGSVLFDSADVAEEVVELEAEVDALQSRFEAWVLQAASRADDPVSLRGLVHLANSTEVISDAAVEISEGVLHGLGTHPVVEHAVQESDEVIVRVTVTDASDFDGTTLGHERVETETGMRVIAVRRPRDDWVISPGPETEIQAGDVLLAKGTRSGAERLAELAGMVEPE encoded by the coding sequence ATGGAACCCGCGAGCGGCGAGGTGGAGTACGAACCACGGAGTGTGAAGGAGGTTTTAGCGGAGATGAAAGACACCGCCGAACTGCTCATCGACCTCTCCTTTTCTGCCGTGTTCCACGGAAGCGACGACATCGCGTCCGAAGTACTCGCCCTCGAAGGGAAGATGGACGTGCTGGAATTACAGGCTCGAATGAGCCTGCTCATGGCCGCCAGAAGTCCGGAAGACGCGGAGGAACTCGCGCCGGTTTTCGGCGTCGTCGGGGCCGCCGAGAAAATCAGCGACGCGGCGGGTGACATCGCTAAAGTCGTCTTAGAGGACATCGGCCTGCCACAGACCATGCGCGCGGCACTTCCGGAGGCAATCGAAACGCTCGTTCGAGTTTCGATTGCGGATTCCTCGTCTCTCGCGGGGCAGACGCTCGGGCGGTTGAATCTCGAAACCGAAACCGGCGTTCGGGTCATCGCTATCCATCGCGGCGGGGACTGGATTCTGAATCCCGACAAGGACACCGACCTCCGGGTGGACGATCGGCTTCTCTTGCGCGGCCCTGACGAAGGAATCGGGTCGGTGTACGAGCAGGCAACCGGCGAAGAGTACGTACCGCCGGAACCGCCGGAAGACGACGACACCGACCTCGAACGCGCGGTCGATTCCATCGTGCTGATGAAGAACATGAGCGAACTCGCCGTTGACCTCGCCTACGGGAGCGTCCTCTTCGACAGTGCGGACGTGGCGGAGGAAGTCGTGGAACTCGAAGCGGAAGTCGATGCCCTCCAATCCCGGTTCGAAGCGTGGGTGTTGCAGGCCGCAAGCCGCGCGGACGACCCGGTTTCACTGCGCGGGCTCGTTCACCTCGCAAATAGCACCGAGGTCATCAGCGACGCCGCGGTCGAAATTAGCGAGGGGGTGCTCCACGGACTCGGAACTCATCCCGTCGTCGAACATGCCGTGCAAGAAAGCGACGAGGTCATCGTCCGGGTGACAGTTACGGACGCAAGCGATTTCGATGGAACCACGCTCGGTCACGAACGGGTCGAAACCGAAACCGGAATGCGAGTTATCGCGGTTCGCAGGCCGCGCGACGACTGGGTCATCTCGCCCGGCCCAGAAACAGAAATTCAGGCTGGCGATGTCCTACTGGCTAAGGGAACTCGGTCGGGCGCGGAACGACTCGCAGAACTAGCTGGGATGGTCGAACCGGAGTAG
- a CDS encoding alpha/beta hydrolase has protein sequence MTDFQFTTDDVDGPHAGQPVATTGTAIDDADTAMVLVHGRGATAESIFELTQEFQHPEIAYLAPQASRNTWYPQSFLAPIESNQPYLSSALALLETIFSDLEDAGISPERTFILGFSQGACLTTEFVARNAERYGGVAGFSGGLIGPDGTSREYDGSLDGTPVYLGCSDRDPHIPVERVHETRDVLRELDGDVTEQIFEEMGHGVIPEEIDHVGGMLDELLND, from the coding sequence ATGACGGATTTCCAGTTCACCACGGACGACGTAGATGGCCCGCACGCCGGACAACCGGTTGCAACTACAGGGACGGCTATCGACGACGCCGACACAGCGATGGTGCTCGTCCACGGGCGCGGTGCGACCGCCGAAAGCATTTTCGAACTGACTCAAGAATTTCAACACCCGGAAATCGCCTATCTCGCTCCGCAAGCGTCAAGAAACACGTGGTACCCACAATCGTTCCTCGCGCCGATAGAATCGAATCAGCCGTATTTATCGTCGGCGTTGGCGCTGCTCGAAACGATTTTCTCCGACCTCGAAGACGCGGGCATTTCCCCGGAACGAACCTTCATCCTCGGCTTCTCGCAGGGTGCCTGTCTGACGACCGAGTTCGTTGCACGAAACGCGGAGCGATACGGCGGTGTCGCTGGATTCAGTGGCGGTCTTATCGGCCCGGACGGGACGTCCCGAGAGTACGACGGGTCACTCGATGGTACACCGGTCTATCTCGGCTGTAGCGACCGCGACCCGCATATTCCTGTCGAGCGCGTCCACGAGACGCGAGACGTGCTCCGCGAACTCGACGGCGACGTGACCGAGCAAATCTTCGAGGAAATGGGCCACGGCGTCATCCCGGAGGAAATCGACCACGTCGGTGGAATGTTGGATGAACTGCTGAACGACTGA
- the citZ gene encoding citrate synthase, which produces MADEVKKGLEGVVVAESALSHIDGDVGKLVYRGYTIEDLARDASYEEVLYLLWHGTLPNREELESFSESMAEERAVDDGVMDTVRELAESDSNPMAALRTAVSMLATYDADDSDSDPADREANLRKGRRITAKMPTILAAFTRIRNGDDRVEPRTDLGHAENFLYMLNDEEPDDVLADVFDQALVLHADHGLNASTFSAMVTASTLADLHSAVTSAIGTLSGSLHGGANANVMRMLKEVDDANQDPVEWVQDALDEGRRVAGFGHRVYNVKDPRAKILGEQSEELGEAAGDTKWYEMSVAIEDYISEEKGLAPNVDFYSASTYYQMGIPIDIYTPIFAVSRVGGWIAHVLEQYDDNRLIRPRAKYIGEEDADFVPLDER; this is translated from the coding sequence ATGGCAGACGAGGTCAAAAAAGGCTTAGAGGGCGTGGTCGTCGCGGAATCAGCACTCAGCCACATCGATGGAGACGTGGGAAAACTCGTTTATCGAGGATATACGATAGAAGACCTCGCGCGAGATGCGAGTTACGAAGAAGTGCTGTATCTCCTTTGGCACGGTACTCTTCCGAATCGTGAGGAGCTAGAATCGTTCAGCGAGTCGATGGCGGAAGAACGCGCAGTGGACGACGGCGTCATGGACACTGTGCGCGAACTCGCTGAATCGGATTCGAACCCGATGGCGGCGCTCCGGACTGCGGTTTCGATGCTCGCAACGTACGACGCGGACGATTCCGACTCCGACCCGGCAGACCGCGAGGCAAACCTCAGGAAGGGCCGACGAATCACCGCGAAGATGCCGACCATTCTCGCAGCCTTCACACGCATCCGAAACGGTGACGACCGGGTCGAACCGCGAACCGACCTCGGACACGCCGAGAACTTCCTCTACATGCTCAACGACGAGGAACCCGACGACGTGCTCGCAGACGTGTTCGACCAAGCACTCGTCCTGCACGCAGACCACGGCCTGAACGCCTCGACGTTCTCCGCGATGGTCACGGCGAGCACGCTTGCCGACCTCCACAGCGCGGTGACGAGCGCAATCGGCACGCTGTCCGGTTCGCTCCACGGCGGCGCGAACGCTAACGTCATGCGGATGCTGAAGGAAGTGGACGACGCGAACCAAGACCCAGTCGAATGGGTGCAGGATGCGCTCGACGAGGGACGCCGCGTCGCCGGATTCGGCCACCGCGTCTACAACGTAAAAGACCCGCGCGCAAAGATTCTCGGCGAACAGAGCGAGGAACTCGGCGAGGCCGCAGGCGACACCAAATGGTACGAGATGTCCGTCGCCATCGAGGACTACATCAGCGAAGAGAAAGGACTCGCACCGAACGTGGACTTCTACTCCGCCTCGACGTACTACCAGATGGGAATCCCAATCGACATCTACACGCCGATTTTCGCCGTCTCGCGCGTCGGTGGCTGGATTGCCCACGTGCTGGAACAGTACGACGACAACCGCCTAATTCGCCCCCGTGCGAAGTACATCGGCGAAGAAGACGCCGACTTCGTCCCGCTCGACGAGCGATAA
- a CDS encoding MATE family efflux transporter has protein sequence MAEQVLRTLMRTTDIIVTALFSPAAVAAIGLADLYARLPLRIGLGLGGGAIALSSQDTGVGATANRDEAITQAILVGTVAGIPFVLFGLLFAEPAIAILGAPENVARMGGTYLLIIFLTAPARHVALVAARSLQGTGDTKTPMYINVVSNLLNIGGTVALGLGLGPFPNLQIVGVGIATAVGNLFTATALLLAISTNWTQASFVRPQNRTITKQLLVVSAPRIGEGIAATIAEFPFNAILLAFGTEVNAAYQIGRRVYQQVTGPLSRGYSVASSVVVGQALGSGDPDRARFEGWATAALGLLTVGGIGGLLFLTAEPLVRLFTSDPPTLEYAADFARVYGLAAPFLVLFVILAGSLQGGSDTKTPFFARTSGMFLFMVGFSWLVGVQMDYGVMGVYAGILLHYVWSMGIVSAGFYWGGWASRAAAMMEERGSAEET, from the coding sequence ATGGCCGAGCAGGTGCTCCGAACGCTGATGCGGACGACCGACATCATCGTTACTGCCTTGTTCTCGCCCGCCGCGGTCGCGGCAATCGGTCTTGCAGACCTCTACGCGCGCCTGCCACTCAGAATCGGACTCGGACTCGGTGGCGGAGCGATTGCGCTCTCCAGTCAGGATACCGGCGTCGGCGCGACCGCGAACCGCGACGAGGCAATTACCCAAGCAATTTTGGTCGGTACGGTCGCCGGGATTCCGTTCGTTCTCTTCGGTCTGTTGTTCGCAGAACCTGCAATCGCCATTCTCGGCGCGCCCGAAAACGTCGCGCGGATGGGCGGCACGTATCTTCTCATCATCTTCCTCACGGCACCAGCGCGACACGTCGCGCTGGTTGCCGCGCGCTCCTTACAGGGTACTGGCGACACGAAAACGCCGATGTACATCAACGTCGTCTCCAATCTGCTCAACATCGGTGGAACCGTGGCGCTCGGACTCGGCCTCGGCCCGTTTCCGAACCTGCAAATCGTCGGTGTCGGCATTGCCACCGCCGTCGGCAATTTGTTCACCGCGACCGCACTTTTGCTTGCGATTAGCACCAATTGGACGCAGGCATCGTTTGTCCGACCGCAAAATCGCACCATTACGAAGCAACTGCTCGTCGTCAGCGCGCCCCGAATCGGTGAAGGAATCGCCGCGACGATTGCGGAGTTCCCGTTCAACGCAATTCTGCTCGCCTTCGGAACGGAAGTCAACGCGGCCTATCAAATCGGTCGCCGGGTGTACCAGCAAGTGACCGGGCCGCTCTCCCGAGGGTACAGTGTCGCCTCCAGCGTCGTCGTCGGCCAAGCCCTCGGCAGTGGCGACCCAGACAGAGCGCGCTTCGAAGGCTGGGCAACCGCCGCCCTCGGACTGCTAACGGTCGGTGGAATCGGCGGCCTGCTCTTTCTCACTGCCGAGCCATTGGTTCGGCTTTTCACCTCCGACCCGCCGACCCTCGAATACGCCGCAGATTTCGCCCGGGTGTACGGATTGGCTGCGCCGTTCCTCGTCCTCTTCGTCATTCTCGCCGGGTCACTGCAAGGCGGAAGCGACACGAAAACGCCCTTTTTCGCGCGTACTTCTGGAATGTTTCTGTTCATGGTCGGCTTTTCGTGGCTGGTTGGAGTGCAGATGGACTACGGCGTGATGGGCGTGTACGCCGGAATTTTGCTTCACTACGTCTGGTCGATGGGCATCGTCAGCGCGGGATTTTATTGGGGCGGATGGGCCTCCCGTGCCGCCGCGATGATGGAAGAACGCGGGAGTGCCGAGGAAACCTGA